A segment of the Bdellovibrio bacteriovorus genome:
CCCCCTTAGGGGTTTATGGAAAAAATGATTCCTATTCCCTGTCTCTCAGCCGCTCTTTCTGATTTTACGGCGTCAACTGCAGGACCAGATCAGAGGATCCTGTCGTCAGCAGTTTATTCACCTGCAAGGACAGACCTTCTGCCACGGGGATCTCCGGCAAAGTCATACGGACCGACTGCCCCCACAAAGAATCAATGATGCGATCGCGGATCGTCGAGGACTTAAAGCGACGGGACGGGCTGTACCGGGAAATATAGGTGGAATCGTAAGACCCCGTCATTCCCAGCGTCGGATTTACGAACTTCGCCTGAACCTTTCCGTCATCCAGCTTCAAGGTCACCTTGGAGGCGAAGGGCAAAGAAAAATTCATAAACGGCACATAGGTACCGGATTTTGGAGCCCGCATCTTTGCATACATGGAAGCTTTCACAGAGTACTGCACACCTTCGCCCGTGATCTGCACATCTTTATCAGAATAAAGATCAAACATGAATTTTGCGGACTTGGAATAATTCATCAGCTCCGGCCAGATAAACAACTGCACAAAGCGTGAACCCATGATCGTGGAAAAACCCGGAAGTTTGCCGGAGCTGATCTGATGCAGCCACGTGTTTCCTTTATAAGCTTCGCTCAGCATCACATTAATAAAGTCCTTCGGCAGGCGCAAAGAAGCTGAACTTGAAGCCGCCGCAGTTTCCTTGTCCAACTTCAATGTCTTGCGGGAGTCCTCAGTAACACGCGTGAATGTCACTTCCAGAATCCCCTTGGCAAGAAGCCCTTCTGTTCCCAGATCCTGAAAATCCTGAACGGACATTGTGACTTCTATGTCCGGACGAGCCATCACCAGCTTGCGACTGCCTGAGAAATCAAAGTTCACACCTTCGAGGTATTTCTGCACATAGCTTTTGATAAGTTCTTTCTGAGGTTCAACGAAGCCGGCCGAGTCATTGGTGATCTTGGTCACCTCATTCATCAGGACGTCGGAAAAACCCTCGGCACCGGAGCATTGAACATTGCCAGCAACCACCCACGCCCCCGGGTTCCAGGAAAGCGCCACAAAATCAACATTGGCACCCGCCTGCGTGCTTCCCACATTCGGAGTCACCTTCATTGCAAACTGACCTTCGCCGGATTTCAGATTCAGGACAATGTCCTTGCACTGCGCCTGCACACGGAAGCGGCCAATGATGCCCCCGACGTTGCGCTCGACCACATGGTCCACCACGACCTCTGCAATCTTCAGCTCGGCTGCCAGACCTTTGGAGGACAGCTCCAGCGCACTCTGAGATCCGCTTAAGGAGGGCTTTTCAAGGCGGGTCTTGATATTGATGGAAATCCCCTTAATGTCGACCGGGATCTCCTGACTTACGACTCGCTGATCAGGAAATTGCCAGTTTGCGGAGAACTCGCGAGTCGTGAGTGTTTTCCACTTTTCTTCAATTAAACTTTGTTGAAATTGTCTAGGTAGTTTCAACTCAAACTCTGATTCCACAACAGTTCTAGAAAGTGCGGGTACAGTTATTAAGAATGTGAGTAGCGTGGCCGATAGTTTTGTTGTCATCATAGAACTTCGTTTCCTCATCATGTCAGACATCATGTTTCTAAGTTACGGCTTCAACTGAAAAATCTAAAGGAACTTTTTTAAGCAGAATCGAAAGAAGACATTCCAATGATAAATACGACAATCGCCAAATTATTTTCAAAAGTTTCCGTCAAAACAGTCTGCATTTCTACTCTTCTTTTTGTTTTTTTCGCCACCATCCTTAGTCTGTTCGCGCTTCCGAATTTACAAACTCAATACAGTTTGAAGCAGTTCCTTCCCACTGATAACCCGCTTTTACAAAGAGACGAACACACCAAACAGGTCTTTCAGCTTTCTGAAGCTCAGCCCTTTATCATCACGGCCAAAGTGAAGGATGATGGCGAAACCTGGTTTGCCAAAGACAAGATTGAAAGCCTGAAAAATCTGACAGATCTGCTGGCAAACTTTCCTGGCGTGAAAGGCACACTGAGTCTGGCCACAGTCCAAGGTGCCGTAAACAACAAAGATGGCCTGAGCGTAGGTCCATTGCTGCAAAATCTGCCGGAAAAAAACTGGAAACGGGAAACCCTGGCCAATCCCCTGATTTCACCGACACTTATCTCCGAAGACGCGCGCACGGCCTCAGTCATTGTGAACATCAAGTCGATGAACACCAAAGAGCTGCAGCATCTTCGTCAGAATCTGGCGGTGACCGCCTCGGCCTCGGTGCCATTTGCTCAAGTTGAAATCGGCGGAACCCCGGCCGTACAAACCGACGTGGGGGCCTTGCTGACCACGGAGATCCGCAACTTTGTTGTTCTGGGTTTTATTGCCTGTTTCCTGGTGCTGGGTCTGGTGTTTGCCAACTGGTCGCCTTTGATTATTTCTTTTGTGATCATTCTTTGTGCCAACATTCTGGTCCTGGCAGCAATGGCACTTGCCGGATATCCGTTCTCTGTTCTTTCCAGCACCATTCCAATTCTGACCACCGTGGATGTGGTCTCTTTGGTTATTCATACTCTTTTAAGGTACGCCGAAGAACAAAAAAGCCAGCCGTTCCTGACACATCAGGAACGGGTCATTTATACTTTCAAAGCACTCTTTGGAACGAATTTCTTTGCCTCCACGACCACCATGATTGGTTTTTTAAGTCTGCTGGTAACGAAAGTGCCACTGATTCGGGACTACGGTTTGACGGCTGCGGGCGCGATCATCATTGGCTGGATTGTCACCACATTGCTGCTATTCCCGATGCTTTACTTTATGCCGGGTCCAAAAGCGCGTGACTGGGCGTGGGCGAAAGCACGCTGGGGACTGTATCTGTTCCGTCGCTCCGGCGTCTGGGCCTTTTTAATTATTTTAGTGTGTTCTGCTTTGGCCATCAAAGGCCAGGGACTCAGTTGGTCTGCAAGGCTGTTTGATGATTTGCCCGCCAACCATCAGGTGCGCCTGTCCACTGAAACCATCGATCGCGAACTGGGTGGAATGATCCCGGTGGACATTGAAGTCCGCGGGCCTTCCGATTCCTGGAATGAACCTCAATTATTGGCGCGTCTGGATCAGTTGCTCGTTGAACTGCGGAGTATTGATGGCGTGGGAAGTGTTGTGGGGCTTCCGGATCTGGTGGCCGCGGCAAATCTTCATCATTCCCGCCTGCCCGCCAGTCGCTCCTCGACCGCTGAGATCTTTTTCCTTTACTCTTTAAGCAGTGCAAGTCCGCTTAAGAACTTCCTGACGACGGATTCATCCAATACACGTATTTCAGTTCGCACCTTTGATCTTCCTTCGAACCAACTGCAGGAAGTGGTGAATCAGATCCGCGAAAAAGCCCAGACCGCGTTCCCTCAAATGAAGGTGGATGTGACCGGCATGGGATCCACCATTCACCACTTAAATAACGAACTATCCAAGGAACTGATCTTTGGCTTCTGGCATTCGATGATCGCCATTGCTTTGGTGCTGGTCTTTGTTTTCAGATCCGTGCGCTGGGCGATTGTGGCGTGTATTCCGAACCTGGTGCCACCGGCAGCCCTGCTGGGCTTCCTTGCAATTTCTGAAACGCCCATCAAACCAAGCATTGCGATTATTTTCTCGATTGCTCTGGGACTGGCATTCAACAATACGGTTTATCTGCTGGAACGTCTTAAATACATGCAGAAAAAATCCAGCAGCAAAGAGCTGGAAATCGAGCGCACCTTATGGCGTGAAGGAAACCCTTGTCTGATATCAAGTCTGATTCTGCTGGCGGGCTTCTCCGTCTTTATGGCGTCATATTTTGCCATGAACAGGATCTTTGGCTTCTATATGATTTTGTCAATGCTCGCTGGACTGGTGGGGGATTTGATTCTTCTTCCAACGCTGTTGAAAAGTTGCCCTTGGTTGCTGGCTCCCGTACC
Coding sequences within it:
- a CDS encoding outer membrane lipoprotein-sorting protein yields the protein MKQFLPTDNPLLQRDEHTKQVFQLSEAQPFIITAKVKDDGETWFAKDKIESLKNLTDLLANFPGVKGTLSLATVQGAVNNKDGLSVGPLLQNLPEKNWKRETLANPLISPTLISEDARTASVIVNIKSMNTKELQHLRQNLAVTASASVPFAQVEIGGTPAVQTDVGALLTTEIRNFVVLGFIACFLVLGLVFANWSPLIISFVIILCANILVLAAMALAGYPFSVLSSTIPILTTVDVVSLVIHTLLRYAEEQKSQPFLTHQERVIYTFKALFGTNFFASTTTMIGFLSLLVTKVPLIRDYGLTAAGAIIIGWIVTTLLLFPMLYFMPGPKARDWAWAKARWGLYLFRRSGVWAFLIILVCSALAIKGQGLSWSARLFDDLPANHQVRLSTETIDRELGGMIPVDIEVRGPSDSWNEPQLLARLDQLLVELRSIDGVGSVVGLPDLVAAANLHHSRLPASRSSTAEIFFLYSLSSASPLKNFLTTDSSNTRISVRTFDLPSNQLQEVVNQIREKAQTAFPQMKVDVTGMGSTIHHLNNELSKELIFGFWHSMIAIALVLVFVFRSVRWAIVACIPNLVPPAALLGFLAISETPIKPSIAIIFSIALGLAFNNTVYLLERLKYMQKKSSSKELEIERTLWREGNPCLISSLILLAGFSVFMASYFAMNRIFGFYMILSMLAGLVGDLILLPTLLKSCPWLLAPVPWKKEKVMATTAVILLTILVAMAPVPTHAQPPTTEKLGEEMSQRLRSRDEQFVVKMKIIEADGSSKDREMKIWRFSPQKKEHYLLVRMQKPQDLKGTALLATLKGEQEDKWIYLPSTKQTRRLTGESGQGGILGSELSTEDFDFNRDQGVQTVIKKEAEIGGKKYLIVESDVNTTSPSYSKIISYVSATDYVPVKVECYDKQGKLLKTLDFTGYKKVAGNKMRASKISIKNVQNKRATVIGLSQVKIDQGLTAARFTPKALAED